In a single window of the Thermofilum uzonense genome:
- the bgaS gene encoding beta-galactosidase BgaS → MFPKNFLWGVSLAGFQFEMGDPEGRAIDPNTDWFVWVHDESNIKRGIVSGDLPEKGIDYWHRFREDHDIAKSLGMNAYRLNLEWSRIFPRPTFNINIHVEKDESLLVNASLDEEDLAKLDELADKSAVQHYREVIMDLREKGFIVILNLVHFTLPIWLHDPIQARATNLKRGPLGYADPRFPIEFVKFAAYAAWRFGDLVDIWSTFNEPSVVAEAGFLFKNGKFPPGLFNFDGYRKTLVNIAQAHVLAYKIIKSIDKTKAYPETSSPAEVGIIHNMIPFHPLDPRRHLDVIAARFSDHLHNRWILNAVTRGWVDKDTNMKEEPSEMYAAYKDKVDWIGVNYYSRQVVHGKRNPLSFILGIPVFPEMVKGYGNECVPDSYSMAGRPTSNFGWEIYPEGLAEVLDIAAGYGKPIIVTENGIADREDRLRPHFIALHLKTLEEYIQEKNTVKGYLHWALVDNYEWADGFRMKFGLYAVDLESKKRIRRPSADVLAEIIREGYVPDKYVKEALKVIKPSRQ, encoded by the coding sequence TTGTTCCCGAAAAACTTCCTTTGGGGTGTCTCACTCGCAGGCTTCCAATTCGAGATGGGAGACCCTGAAGGGAGAGCAATCGACCCTAACACAGACTGGTTTGTCTGGGTTCACGACGAATCCAATATTAAGCGAGGAATCGTGAGCGGAGACCTGCCCGAAAAGGGGATAGACTATTGGCATCGTTTCCGTGAAGACCACGATATCGCTAAGTCTCTAGGCATGAATGCTTACCGCTTAAATCTAGAGTGGAGCAGGATATTCCCAAGACCCACCTTTAACATCAACATCCACGTCGAGAAAGACGAGTCTCTACTAGTAAACGCAAGTCTAGACGAAGAAGACCTGGCGAAGCTTGACGAGCTGGCCGATAAGTCAGCTGTACAGCATTACCGTGAGGTGATAATGGACCTACGCGAGAAAGGATTCATCGTCATCTTAAACCTTGTACACTTCACGCTACCCATATGGCTCCATGACCCTATCCAGGCTAGAGCCACGAACCTAAAAAGAGGACCACTGGGCTATGCAGACCCACGCTTTCCGATCGAGTTTGTAAAATTCGCAGCTTACGCAGCTTGGAGGTTCGGAGACCTGGTGGACATATGGTCAACATTCAACGAGCCCAGCGTAGTGGCTGAGGCTGGCTTTCTCTTCAAGAACGGAAAGTTCCCTCCTGGATTATTCAACTTCGACGGTTACCGGAAAACCCTAGTAAATATAGCTCAAGCCCACGTCTTGGCTTATAAGATCATAAAGAGCATAGACAAGACAAAAGCGTATCCAGAAACATCTAGCCCAGCTGAGGTCGGAATAATTCACAACATGATACCCTTCCACCCTCTAGACCCAAGGCGTCATCTCGACGTAATAGCTGCACGTTTCTCAGACCATCTACACAACAGGTGGATCCTCAACGCTGTAACGCGCGGATGGGTTGACAAGGACACGAACATGAAGGAAGAACCTAGCGAGATGTACGCGGCATATAAGGATAAGGTAGACTGGATAGGCGTCAACTACTACTCGAGGCAAGTTGTTCACGGCAAAAGAAACCCCCTCTCCTTCATCCTAGGTATTCCAGTCTTCCCAGAGATGGTAAAAGGCTATGGAAACGAGTGTGTCCCAGACTCCTATAGCATGGCCGGTCGACCTACAAGCAACTTCGGCTGGGAGATCTACCCTGAGGGCTTAGCAGAGGTTCTAGACATCGCAGCCGGTTATGGAAAACCTATAATTGTGACTGAGAACGGTATCGCAGATCGCGAAGACAGGCTTAGACCACACTTTATAGCCTTACACCTCAAAACCCTAGAAGAATACATTCAGGAGAAAAACACTGTGAAGGGGTATCTGCACTGGGCGCTTGTAGATAACTACGAGTGGGCCGACGGCTTTAGGATGAAGTTCGGCCTTTACGCTGTAGACCTCGAGTCTAAGAAGAGGATCAGGAGGCCTAGCGCGGATGTTCTAGCGGAGATTATAAGGGAAGGATATGTACCAGATAAGTATGTAAAAGAGGCATTAAAAGTCATAAAGCCGTCTAGGCAGTGA
- a CDS encoding phosphoribosyltransferase family protein, translating into MYSKRIEEATTQVICHKALKAVRAHIPPKEILEELNRAGIDVSPVDLSRYLGGLVLPAPDKALQILEAIYKTGLAERVLRVRVHVDSHGVVNVPDIAFDTRILELASAVAFLLFRGRVDLVVTAATNGIPLASTIASFLGARLAVARRERESPSIKYITTGLFLRDPPSYVHLYLPADSIRRGDRVLIADDLFSTGRTLKALLNMVEEARGNPIGGFALIAMGNAWREVAPSGLEIVTLLNV; encoded by the coding sequence ATGTACTCGAAAAGAATCGAGGAAGCTACCACACAGGTCATATGTCACAAAGCCTTGAAGGCCGTTAGAGCACATATCCCCCCAAAGGAAATTCTCGAAGAACTGAATAGGGCAGGAATAGATGTGTCGCCGGTGGACCTAAGCAGGTATCTTGGCGGTCTTGTTTTACCTGCGCCAGATAAAGCGTTGCAGATATTGGAGGCGATCTATAAAACCGGGCTAGCTGAGAGAGTGCTCCGTGTAAGGGTTCATGTAGACTCTCATGGGGTCGTCAATGTCCCAGACATAGCCTTCGATACTCGAATATTGGAGCTGGCCTCCGCGGTTGCATTCCTGTTATTTAGGGGTAGAGTGGATTTAGTCGTTACTGCTGCAACGAACGGCATACCACTGGCTTCTACCATTGCATCCTTCCTGGGGGCCAGACTTGCTGTAGCTAGACGTGAAAGAGAGAGCCCTAGCATTAAATATATAACAACTGGATTGTTTCTGAGGGATCCTCCTAGTTATGTCCACCTCTACCTTCCCGCTGATTCTATTCGGCGGGGTGACAGAGTTCTCATAGCCGACGATCTTTTTAGCACAGGTAGGACACTAAAGGCACTGCTAAATATGGTCGAGGAGGCGCGCGGGAATCCTATTGGAGGGTTTGCCCTTATAGCTATGGGCAACGCTTGGAGAGAAGTAGCTCCGAGCGGGCTTGAGATCGTAACTCTTCTAAACGTATGA
- a CDS encoding type I phosphoribosyltransferase, with amino-acid sequence MEVASLEKISDKFGIKLCERKIVFESGKEGVLASIDLPLNAEAFVVHTPEGSSVASKPEIVGRELDSAIIEPARVTASFLKQRLEGVEDIVFLHVLRGSQGYRLDVALREAGFEIREEFVRVVYEGTGEKHLDSSPRIGRVLFGELSGKEKVLVVADTVATGRTLLEALRVLLDLAQFKGVEFKQAIVYGFISENGATKVSEFLEKRGITPFLISIENFSALASNMFDMPLYGPDVTRDKIQVDKLIAGSTIPLALKSMLEHYFPGLDQPGDWSERQCLLFNGTSYERGRIEKHLENSMSALENLYSAIKAVDWFENWMGRVYQERKKGLRKAMRKDYCAPEL; translated from the coding sequence ATGGAGGTAGCCAGCTTGGAGAAGATATCCGACAAGTTCGGCATTAAACTGTGCGAGAGAAAGATCGTTTTTGAGAGCGGCAAAGAAGGTGTTCTCGCTTCCATCGATCTACCTTTGAATGCTGAGGCTTTTGTTGTCCATACACCTGAGGGGTCCTCGGTTGCTAGTAAGCCCGAGATAGTGGGCAGGGAACTCGATAGCGCCATCATAGAGCCGGCACGCGTAACAGCCTCTTTTCTTAAGCAAAGACTCGAGGGTGTGGAGGATATCGTATTCCTACACGTTCTCAGAGGGTCTCAAGGGTATCGTCTTGATGTGGCTTTGCGTGAGGCTGGCTTTGAGATCAGGGAAGAGTTTGTGCGGGTGGTCTATGAGGGAACAGGGGAGAAGCATCTGGATTCAAGCCCACGCATTGGTAGAGTACTGTTCGGTGAGCTTTCAGGAAAAGAGAAAGTCCTGGTCGTCGCTGATACTGTGGCTACGGGGAGAACACTACTTGAGGCTCTCAGGGTATTACTCGATCTCGCCCAGTTTAAGGGAGTAGAGTTCAAACAGGCCATAGTATATGGATTCATCTCCGAGAACGGCGCAACAAAAGTTTCAGAGTTCCTGGAAAAGCGCGGAATTACCCCATTTTTAATCTCTATTGAAAACTTTTCAGCCCTCGCGTCTAACATGTTCGATATGCCCCTTTATGGTCCCGACGTGACGCGCGACAAAATCCAGGTTGATAAACTGATAGCTGGCTCTACGATTCCGCTTGCCCTGAAATCCATGCTTGAACACTATTTTCCAGGATTGGACCAGCCTGGCGATTGGAGCGAGAGACAGTGCCTCTTATTCAACGGAACATCTTATGAGCGCGGCAGGATAGAGAAGCATCTAGAAAACAGTATGAGCGCCCTTGAAAATCTGTATTCAGCGATAAAGGCTGTAGACTGGTTTGAAAACTGGATGGGTCGAGTCTACCAGGAGAGGAAGAAGGGTCTCAGAAAAGCTATGAGAAAGGATTACTGTGCTCCCGAGCTTTAG
- a CDS encoding ABC transporter ATP-binding protein: MAILEAKEVYWRYAGSKKPILENINLRVDEGEFVAITGPSGAGKTTLVLTLIGVIPQRLPGEFQGKVLLLGYDTSRTQISEITRNVGVVFEDPEIQFVMSNVEDEILLGLEPLQLDEHEIQERIEWSLNLVGLDKSFLPRSPLQLSGGEKQRVAIAAAVARRPKLLILDEPTSDLDPQGKEEVVSALRSLINEYRTTVVMVEHEPELIVEFADRLLVMDEGRIVLEGEPSEVYELGETALKHAAYPPDYIQLARQLNIKARDTGDLLRQAYSNAVKFNGVCNPRVIEGRKGDVIVSIRDVWFEYKPEKPVIRGVDLELRLGELVFLMGPNGSGKTTLSKLVAGLLKPSKGEVLIDKRGVGEYTREELSSIIAYIYQNPQHQIFNQTVWDEVAFGWRLRGVPERLYAEKIEEALKLFNLKGLEEEHPFFLSKGEKRRLAIASVYALNPKVLVVDEPTTGQDRRLGEQLMSIFRSLVDKGKTVLVVTHSVGLAYKYADRLLVMVDGRIIADGSPRLILEEDDIVYKAHLRQPVEVQVCKILAKAREHSNPFS; this comes from the coding sequence ATGGCGATTCTAGAAGCTAAAGAAGTTTACTGGCGATACGCTGGGTCCAAAAAACCCATTTTAGAGAATATTAATCTGAGGGTAGATGAGGGAGAATTCGTCGCTATCACAGGGCCTAGTGGTGCGGGAAAAACCACCCTCGTTCTCACACTTATAGGGGTCATTCCACAGAGGCTTCCAGGAGAATTTCAAGGTAAAGTATTACTCCTGGGTTACGATACGTCAAGAACCCAGATTTCCGAGATAACTAGGAACGTCGGCGTCGTATTTGAGGATCCAGAGATCCAGTTCGTGATGAGTAACGTTGAGGACGAAATACTACTGGGCTTGGAGCCCTTGCAGTTAGATGAGCATGAGATACAGGAGAGAATCGAATGGTCGCTAAACCTTGTAGGCCTTGACAAGTCGTTTCTCCCAAGGTCACCTCTACAGCTATCTGGGGGTGAGAAGCAACGCGTGGCCATCGCAGCGGCGGTTGCCAGGAGACCAAAACTCCTAATACTCGACGAGCCCACATCCGACTTGGATCCCCAGGGTAAGGAAGAAGTTGTCTCGGCCCTGAGAAGCCTGATAAATGAATACAGGACAACAGTCGTAATGGTTGAACACGAGCCAGAACTCATAGTAGAGTTTGCGGACAGGCTCCTGGTTATGGATGAAGGACGAATAGTTCTAGAAGGAGAGCCCAGTGAAGTATACGAGTTAGGCGAGACGGCTTTAAAACACGCGGCTTACCCGCCCGACTATATACAACTTGCGAGACAGCTCAACATCAAAGCTAGAGACACCGGCGACCTCTTGAGACAGGCGTACTCCAACGCTGTGAAGTTTAACGGCGTGTGCAACCCTAGAGTCATAGAAGGGCGTAAAGGGGATGTGATAGTATCGATTCGAGATGTTTGGTTCGAATACAAGCCTGAAAAACCAGTCATAAGGGGTGTGGATCTTGAGTTACGACTAGGAGAGTTAGTTTTCCTCATGGGTCCCAACGGGAGCGGTAAGACAACTCTCTCGAAGCTTGTTGCTGGGCTTCTCAAACCCTCTAAGGGCGAGGTTCTAATCGACAAGAGGGGGGTAGGTGAGTATACGCGGGAAGAGCTATCCAGCATTATAGCCTACATATATCAAAATCCACAGCATCAGATCTTTAATCAGACTGTCTGGGATGAGGTAGCCTTCGGATGGAGGCTTAGGGGAGTCCCCGAAAGGTTATACGCTGAGAAGATTGAGGAAGCCCTCAAGCTTTTCAACCTTAAAGGGCTGGAGGAAGAACATCCGTTCTTTCTGAGCAAAGGGGAAAAACGAAGACTCGCCATAGCAAGTGTATATGCCCTTAACCCGAAGGTTCTAGTAGTCGATGAGCCCACGACCGGGCAGGATAGAAGACTCGGCGAGCAGCTCATGTCTATTTTTAGGTCGCTAGTCGATAAAGGCAAGACTGTGCTAGTTGTCACTCATAGCGTAGGGCTGGCTTACAAGTACGCGGACCGTCTATTAGTAATGGTAGACGGCAGGATAATAGCTGACGGTTCTCCTAGACTTATCCTGGAGGAGGATGATATAGTCTACAAGGCACACCTGCGCCAGCCAGTAGAAGTACAGGTTTGCAAGATCCTAGCTAAAGCTCGGGAGCACAGTAATCCTTTCTCATAG
- a CDS encoding HAD family hydrolase, protein MGSKAPVFVVDYDGTLSRENTPVEEKVLNAILSLKNTYGFKLVLATARPFRDIEQFVNAGIFDALILELGGVLHFPPSDIVVFKPKWWNMVIEKIALRVPPVNKGELLYYFDENHLPQALEVLNIISPTHPVEVKKVGSRTHVFAPQGLDKGVGLTRLSRFISLEKAEIIAIGDSMSDMPLFKAAGFRIAVANAEERIKVEADYVTKSLYGEGVVEGIGFFLEKTSGKKEEYF, encoded by the coding sequence ATGGGCAGTAAAGCACCTGTTTTTGTTGTAGACTATGATGGAACACTATCTCGTGAAAATACACCAGTCGAAGAGAAAGTACTTAACGCCATTCTTTCATTGAAGAATACTTATGGATTTAAACTTGTACTTGCGACGGCAAGGCCTTTTAGGGATATCGAGCAATTTGTAAATGCAGGGATTTTCGATGCTTTGATTCTTGAACTTGGAGGAGTTCTTCATTTCCCACCCTCAGATATCGTAGTCTTCAAGCCAAAGTGGTGGAATATGGTAATTGAAAAAATTGCTCTCAGAGTCCCACCGGTCAATAAAGGAGAGCTATTATATTATTTTGACGAGAATCATCTGCCACAGGCCCTCGAGGTTTTAAACATTATAAGTCCTACACACCCGGTAGAAGTTAAGAAGGTCGGCTCTAGAACTCATGTATTCGCCCCACAGGGACTCGACAAAGGAGTGGGGCTTACAAGGCTTTCAAGGTTTATAAGCTTGGAAAAAGCTGAGATTATAGCTATTGGGGACAGCATGTCAGATATGCCCCTATTCAAGGCTGCCGGGTTTAGGATAGCTGTTGCTAATGCTGAAGAACGTATAAAGGTTGAGGCCGACTATGTGACAAAAAGTCTCTATGGTGAGGGCGTAGTTGAGGGCATAGGATTCTTTCTGGAAAAAACATCAGGTAAAAAAGAAGAGTATTTTTAA
- a CDS encoding DUF2139 domain-containing protein, which produces MKEIHTFPPRYGPEWGSGGVFGLKYYKDTLYFTLAFEAEAHFVQDDEHKIYRFEQVGYLPTSGGDTYNAVDVVDDSIFFGGWVHAPAIYAGRVGRGGLIHFYNKYSHVHEYVISEERVKLLWKESIRHESEWAGEISNIIYDPVNDRLLLSRSDGHKNLGVYALPRRGGAAEKISENPSLKGALLGDYACFDVIKDWRRGVEAVQCHDLISGKWELFDIDYSKMSVDGSPAFFTMSGPAISAYGRYMHFVRGGVLVGNPLNYEGLSFLRLFDFGLSGYGPLRTSAVPFAGGILVAFNAFTHGVQYPRNNDEMEAAKAMNTIVGPSVLLYITPPIARIVGAFGARITSIESAGGKVFLGTSTTANYGALDAGPVDAGWKEVVGLDLAGALNSAPPVVFRVDGSRILDMAWGGIPLYGYRNPRIIVSTSRENELILREYDFSLSPSKAEEERIKLTKGRNIIELGAYKGILSFQLIEEDPSLVAKIVLE; this is translated from the coding sequence GTGAAAGAGATCCATACTTTCCCTCCTCGCTATGGGCCCGAGTGGGGAAGCGGGGGAGTCTTCGGCCTAAAATACTATAAAGACACATTATACTTCACCCTTGCTTTTGAGGCTGAGGCACACTTCGTCCAAGATGATGAGCATAAAATTTACCGTTTTGAGCAAGTGGGCTACCTGCCCACGAGTGGAGGTGACACCTACAACGCTGTGGATGTCGTGGACGACTCTATATTTTTCGGTGGATGGGTTCATGCTCCAGCCATATATGCGGGTCGGGTTGGTAGAGGAGGATTAATTCATTTTTACAATAAGTACAGCCACGTCCACGAGTATGTGATAAGTGAGGAAAGGGTTAAACTATTGTGGAAGGAGAGCATTAGACACGAATCAGAGTGGGCAGGAGAGATTTCCAACATCATTTACGACCCAGTGAATGACAGGCTTTTACTTTCTAGGTCGGATGGACACAAGAACCTGGGCGTATACGCTCTGCCGCGTAGAGGTGGAGCAGCCGAAAAAATAAGCGAGAACCCCTCTCTTAAGGGGGCTTTACTCGGAGATTATGCATGCTTCGATGTGATAAAAGATTGGAGGCGAGGCGTTGAGGCTGTACAGTGTCATGACCTTATATCAGGAAAGTGGGAGTTATTCGACATAGATTATTCTAAGATGAGTGTTGACGGTAGCCCAGCATTTTTCACTATGAGTGGACCCGCAATTTCAGCTTATGGGAGATACATGCACTTTGTTAGAGGAGGCGTCCTAGTGGGTAATCCCTTGAACTATGAGGGGCTGTCGTTCCTCAGACTCTTCGATTTCGGCCTCTCGGGTTATGGACCTCTTCGAACCTCAGCTGTGCCTTTTGCTGGCGGTATCCTCGTGGCCTTTAATGCGTTCACTCATGGAGTTCAATATCCTAGAAACAATGATGAAATGGAGGCGGCTAAGGCTATGAATACGATAGTCGGGCCAAGTGTTCTACTTTACATTACTCCGCCTATAGCTCGTATAGTGGGCGCGTTTGGAGCAAGAATCACATCCATTGAGAGCGCCGGGGGCAAGGTGTTTCTCGGAACCTCTACTACAGCGAATTATGGTGCGCTTGACGCCGGGCCCGTTGATGCAGGATGGAAAGAAGTTGTAGGTTTAGATCTAGCCGGGGCTTTGAACAGTGCACCTCCAGTGGTCTTCAGAGTTGACGGTTCAAGGATTCTCGATATGGCGTGGGGAGGTATACCGTTATATGGGTACAGGAATCCAAGAATTATAGTATCGACTAGCCGTGAAAACGAGTTGATTCTACGAGAGTATGACTTTAGTTTGTCACCCAGTAAGGCTGAGGAGGAAAGAATTAAACTTACGAAGGGTAGGAATATTATTGAGCTCGGAGCATATAAGGGGATTCTCTCCTTCCAACTTATAGAAGAAGACCCATCTCTTGTAGCTAAGATAGTGCTCGAATAA
- a CDS encoding spinster family MFS transporter has protein sequence MQNKYKWFVVAFFAIFLTLHQADRFIISAVAPNIEEEFKISHGQLGIVFSLTVLVAAVLYPLWGYLYDRYSRKILAGLAAAIWGFTTIFNALSRTFNEFFATRMATGIDDAAPPGIYSLVSDYFEPHQRGKAMGILNASGPLGSILGTILALTIVSAGYSWRNAFYITGPIGILIGVLTILVIKDVPRGSSEPELEGLLKEDIYKARASDLPKLLKNRSLLLLYLQGFWGVFPWNAITFWIITYMELERGLTPELVMLVMVLWLIAMTFGNITAGYLGDRLFKRTKRGRALLGAVVVLFSAILIYLTINSPTTDEFLFFGLLTAFVIPMAGPNVVAAVTDITEPELRSSATAYLRFFENIGSAVSPALTGILAEGLSLGKSITLVSVSTWLLCFVFFLALTIIIPKDIDRLRVLMQERKMELKGG, from the coding sequence ATGCAAAATAAATATAAATGGTTCGTCGTTGCATTTTTCGCCATCTTTTTGACCCTCCACCAAGCGGATCGCTTCATAATTTCGGCTGTCGCTCCGAATATTGAGGAAGAATTCAAAATATCTCACGGTCAGCTGGGAATTGTATTCTCTTTGACCGTTCTAGTAGCCGCGGTGTTATATCCTCTATGGGGGTATCTCTATGATAGGTATTCAAGGAAGATCCTTGCTGGCTTAGCTGCAGCGATTTGGGGATTCACAACAATATTTAATGCTCTTAGCAGGACATTTAACGAGTTTTTCGCGACGCGAATGGCGACGGGCATAGATGATGCGGCTCCACCCGGGATATACAGCTTAGTCTCAGATTACTTCGAGCCCCACCAGAGAGGTAAAGCCATGGGTATTCTTAACGCTTCGGGCCCGCTCGGCTCTATATTGGGGACAATCCTAGCTCTCACGATAGTATCCGCCGGATATTCCTGGCGAAACGCTTTCTACATAACAGGGCCAATAGGCATCCTTATCGGTGTTCTGACAATTCTTGTCATAAAAGATGTACCTAGAGGGAGCTCTGAACCAGAGCTTGAAGGACTCCTGAAAGAGGATATCTACAAGGCAAGGGCCTCAGATTTGCCGAAGCTCCTTAAAAACAGGTCGTTGCTCTTGCTCTATCTGCAGGGCTTCTGGGGTGTATTCCCATGGAACGCTATAACCTTCTGGATAATAACCTATATGGAGCTCGAGAGAGGACTCACACCAGAACTAGTAATGTTGGTAATGGTTCTCTGGCTCATAGCGATGACTTTCGGCAACATTACAGCAGGATACCTTGGCGATAGACTCTTCAAAAGGACGAAAAGAGGGAGAGCGCTGCTAGGCGCCGTTGTGGTTCTATTCTCAGCCATCCTCATCTATCTAACTATAAACTCACCTACAACCGATGAGTTCCTCTTTTTTGGCCTCCTGACAGCCTTCGTAATCCCCATGGCCGGGCCTAACGTTGTAGCGGCTGTTACAGATATTACGGAGCCCGAGCTGAGATCCAGTGCTACGGCTTACCTAAGGTTTTTCGAAAATATTGGGAGCGCGGTGTCTCCAGCTCTTACAGGGATACTCGCGGAAGGATTATCTCTAGGAAAATCCATAACCCTTGTCAGTGTGTCCACCTGGCTGCTCTGTTTCGTCTTCTTCCTAGCGCTTACGATAATAATACCTAAGGATATAGACAGGCTTAGAGTCCTAATGCAAGAGAGAAAGATGGAATTAAAAGGTGGTTAA
- a CDS encoding energy-coupling factor transporter transmembrane component T family protein, which produces MPTILEELAGVYVRHTSYSELDAVTRIIVPFFLSLDVFFVKDITTATLLAVTALVFLLWAGVPLRFLKNYLFLILSLSFFIVLSFVFFKEVPGNTLYSTTILRVNAERGVWEWKILITDTALLQTAFFILRILAMIFTATLFIATVSDRDIVWGLRRLKLPAWVSISASLFFRGISFFVSDFLIVREAMIARGVDFEKSSLARKFRIYLNALIPLLSLMVTRSLEISLALESRGIQPSTTFSASLHRGKLTIKDYLVLAFTVFLTIFLAWWFTWRF; this is translated from the coding sequence ATGCCCACAATACTTGAGGAACTTGCAGGTGTGTATGTAAGACATACAAGTTACAGTGAACTCGACGCTGTTACTAGAATAATTGTTCCTTTTTTTCTGTCGCTTGACGTGTTCTTCGTCAAGGACATTACCACAGCTACCCTGTTGGCTGTCACAGCTCTCGTGTTTCTATTATGGGCGGGCGTCCCATTGAGGTTCCTGAAAAACTACTTATTCCTAATTCTGAGTTTATCTTTCTTTATCGTCTTATCCTTCGTTTTCTTTAAAGAGGTTCCAGGTAACACCCTCTACTCCACGACAATCTTGCGCGTTAACGCTGAACGAGGAGTATGGGAGTGGAAGATACTGATTACAGACACAGCTCTCCTGCAGACGGCTTTCTTCATTCTTAGAATACTCGCGATGATTTTCACCGCAACGCTTTTTATAGCAACTGTATCCGACCGGGACATAGTGTGGGGGTTAAGAAGGCTAAAATTACCTGCATGGGTGAGCATCTCAGCCTCTCTATTCTTTAGGGGTATTAGTTTCTTCGTCTCAGATTTCCTTATAGTTCGGGAGGCTATGATTGCACGCGGAGTTGATTTTGAAAAATCAAGTCTCGCAAGAAAATTCAGAATTTACCTCAACGCTTTGATACCATTACTCTCCCTTATGGTAACCAGAAGTCTAGAGATATCCCTTGCACTAGAGTCTAGAGGGATACAACCCTCTACTACTTTCTCGGCAAGCCTACACAGAGGCAAGCTTACAATAAAGGATTACCTCGTATTAGCTTTCACGGTATTCCTGACAATTTTCCTTGCGTGGTGGTTCACATGGCGATTCTAG